From Eubalaena glacialis isolate mEubGla1 chromosome 5, mEubGla1.1.hap2.+ XY, whole genome shotgun sequence, one genomic window encodes:
- the LOC133092492 gene encoding general transcription factor II-I-like produces the protein MFETAIKESTSSSKSPPRKINSSLNVNTTASDVEDLNIIQVTIPDDDNERLSKVEKARQLREQVNDLFSRKSGEATGMGFPVKVPYRKITINPGCVVVDGMPPGVSFKAPSYLEISSMREYKILINSFPIHYTN, from the coding sequence ATGTTTGAGACAGCAATTAAGGAGAGCACCTCTTCCTCTAAGAGCcctccaagaaaaataaattcatcgCTCAATGTTAATACTACTGCATCAGATGTTGAAGATCTTAACATCATTCAGGTGACAATTCCAGATGATGATAATGAAAGACTGTCAAAAGTTGAAAAAGCTAGACAGCTAAGAGAACAAGTTAATGACCTCTTTAGTCGAAAATCTGGTGAAGCCACTGGTATGGGTTTCCCTGTCAAAGTTCCCTACAGGAAAATCACAATTAACCCTGGCTGTGTGGTGGTGGATGGCATGCCTCCCGGAGTGTCATTCAAAGCCCCCAGCTATCTGGAAATCAGCTCCATGAGagaatataaaattcttattAATTCATTTCCAATTCATTATACTAATTAA